The following DNA comes from Leifsonia sp. 1010.
GCCGCCCGGAGAGCGTCCGTCCCGATCGCGGTGCAGCTCGACCATGCCGACGATGCCGAACTGATCCGGGAGGCGGCTGCCCTCGGCTTCACCTCGGTCATGTACGACGGGTCGCGCCTCCCCTACGCCGAGAACGTGGAGCGCACCGCCTCCCTGTCGTCCGAACTGCACGACTCGGGCATCTGGGTCGAGGCCGAACTGGGAGAGGTCGGAGGCAAGGACGGCGTCCATTCCGCGACGGCCCGTACGGACCCGGCCGAGGCTGCGGAGTTCGTCGCGAACACCGGCGTGGACGGTCTGGCCATCGCGGTCGGGAGCTCCCATGCGATGACCGAGCAGTCCGCGATGATCGACCTCGCGCTCATCCGGGCGGTGCGGGGTCGCGTGTCGGTGCCGCTGGTCCTGCACGGCTCGTCAGGCGTGTCCGATGAGCTGGTCCGCGAGGCCGTGCGCGCGGGCATCCGCAAGGTCAACGTCGGCACGCGCTTCAATGCGGTGTTCACCGAAGCGCTGCGCGGTGCACTCGCGGTCCATCCCGAGGCGATCGATCCGCGCCGCTACCTCCGCCCGGCGCGGGATGCCGTCGCGGCGGACGCCGCGCACCTGCTCGGGGTCATCGGCGGGCGGTGACGTCGCCAGGATCGCGATTGCTAACATCATCGCGACGAAGGAGTTGCCCATGTACACGTCGACCTTCATCTTCGAGGCGAAGCCCTACGACGACGACTTCCACCGGCTGAACGACGAGATCGCGGAGCGCGCCCGCGCCATCCCCGGCTTCCTCGGCGAGGAGGCGTGGAGCAACGACGAGACCGGCCTGCACGCGGAGGTCTACTACTGGGAGACGCGCGAGGCCCTGCAGCAGCTCATCGGCATGGACACGCACCGCGAGGCCAAGCGGCTGCACGACCGGTGGATCGGCGCCTACCGCATCGTCATCGCCG
Coding sequences within:
- a CDS encoding class II fructose-bisphosphate aldolase, yielding MSLVSPADLLVDGSTGVAAFNVILTEHLEAFVAAAEERSSGLILQLSQNAVRYHGSLEPVGSAILAAARRASVPIAVQLDHADDAELIREAAALGFTSVMYDGSRLPYAENVERTASLSSELHDSGIWVEAELGEVGGKDGVHSATARTDPAEAAEFVANTGVDGLAIAVGSSHAMTEQSAMIDLALIRAVRGRVSVPLVLHGSSGVSDELVREAVRAGIRKVNVGTRFNAVFTEALRGALAVHPEAIDPRRYLRPARDAVAADAAHLLGVIGGR